GTGAGGTCAGTATTCGTGCCATCGGTTCGCCACTCGAAGAGATGGAGTTTAAGTTTCCCGTGATCGAGTTTGACGCAATTGAACAAGCGATCGCTCAAGAACTTAGTCTTGCAGTGACTGATATTCACAACCTGATTCGCTATCGAATCAACGAGTAGCAGCCTAACACCTGGTCTGTCCTAAATAAAGTGGCGATAGCTATAGTTGAAGTTTTTGTAAAGTTATGCCTTTCGCAAGACATTGATGAAACTTTGATAAAGGATTGAGGGTATCTTTGAGTGAAATCACTCATCTCAATTGCAATTCAACTTCAAAAAGTTATCTCTAAGTAGACTTTTTTTTAAGAGGAGTGTTGTGAGTTGTATGCAATGAGTAGATGGATTTGCGACTCGTTAAACGTCTTTGAAATTACTCTGAACCGTCAAATAATCAAGAATCAGGTTTTTGTAAGCTCAAAACTCAGATGATGTCATTGCTTCGTACGACTTGATATCAGTTCTATACTACCGTTGAGGTAGTTTGTCGGTTTTTCAATCAATACTCAATGTTTTCCCAAGAGAGCAACTCAGTGTATCTACCAACTGATGTTACTCACGAGGATAAAGCATGGTTACCACAAATACATCTCAACAATCGACTCAAGTCGGAACAAATCTGGACTCAGTAACCTACTATTCCACTCAGCTTCCATTCATCGACTTATTTAAGGCTTCTGCCCCGTGGGTTACGCAAACTAACACGACCTGGGACACGAAAGAATCGAGCAAGCTTGACCTGGATGCGAATGGTTGGGTTAGATCACTCCCTCAATCGGGTGCTAACTTTACCAAGGTCGGCACGCTAATGAATCGTGTTGGAGGAAATTATCCCGGTGGTCGATATGTTGTTCTTTACGAGGGTGAAGGCACCATTCAATATGGGTCTGACGCCAAACGTAATGTGGCGGCTTCTACTCCAGGACGGGATGTTATCGATGTCACTCCATCCAATGCAGGCATTTACCTGGCAATCACTGCCACTGACCCCAATAGAACGGGAAATTACATCCGCAATATTCGCGTCGTCCCAGAAGCCTATGAACAGACCTATCAAACTCAAATCTTTAATCCAGAACTGATTGAGAAGATTGATGACTTCTCCTCATTCCGGTTTATGGATTGGATGCGAACTAACAATTCTGACCAGGGAGATTGGAATAACCGCCCCCGTCTTGAGGATTCAACTTACGCAACGGGTAAGGGTGTTCCTATCGAGGTCATGATTGAACTGGCGAACAAAACGGGCAAAGACCCCTGGTTCACCATTCCTCACCAAGCGACAGATGAATACATTACTAATTTTGCCAAGCTGGTTAAGGAGAAACTTAACCCCAATCTCAAAGTTCATGTGGAGTATTCCAACGAAGTTTGGAACCCCATCTTTGAACAATATCAATGGGTAACGGAACAAGCGGCAAAAGAAGGAATGCAGTGGTATCAGTGGTATGCTCGTCGCACTGAACAGATTGGCGATATCTGGGATAGTGTTTTGGGCAATGATAGGGTCGATACTGTCTTGAGTGGTCAGTCGGGTAACGCCTGGGTTGCTGGGCAAGCCTTAAACACGGTGAAGCAGTATGACCCTAATTACACAGTCGATTCATTGGCGATCGCTCCTTATGTAAGTCTCCGAGCAAGTCAAGCGAATGCAGCTGAAATCGAGGGTTGGACACAAGATCCGGATGGTGGGCTGAACAAAGTATTTCAGGAAATCAACCAGGGAGGAGTTCTCTCCAATGGGAAACCGGGTGGTGCGTTAGCGGCTGCCCTTGACCACGTAACAAAACACGCTACTTTGTCAGACCAGTATGGACTTGATCTAGTTGCCTATGAGGGAGGACAGCATTTAGATACTAACCAGGATGGAACTGAAAATAACCAGGCTATCACTGACCTATTTATTCAAGCCAACCGTGATCCCAGAATGGGAGAGGTTTACCGCAAATATCTGGAGGGACTCCAGGAGCGAGGCTTAGATACGTTCATGAACTTTGTTGCAATTGGGCAACCGAGCCGATGGGGATCGTGGGGAGCCTTAGAACATGTGGGGCAAGATAGTTCGCCCAAATATGATGCCTTGATTGATTTCATCAATCAAAATGCTCCGGTTGTTTCCACTCCAGTAGACCCACCCCCTACGGATCCCACCACTCCGGTTGTTTCTACTCCAGTAAACCCAACCCTCACTGATCCAAACAATGGAGGCACACTGCCAACTGACTCTCCTCTGGTGGAGCCAACCATTACCGGGGAAACACTGCCGACGGATCCGAATACTCTGGGTGCTACTCCTGTCATGCCAAGTCCTGCTGATCCTACATTTGTAAATAACCCGATTAACTCCTCAGGGAATAGCATTTCCATGACTCCAACAGCTATACCAACCCTGTCTGGAGGGAATCAACCGAATCCAATTGCAGCAGTAAGACCAAGAAATATCTTTACCCGATCAGGTGTCATTAACTTGAGGAAACTCGATTTGAATCAGGATGGTCGAATTGATAGAACCGTTAAACTTTCCTTCAGTGACATTCATAGCAATGCACTGTACAACAATTCTGTAGGCTTCTATAAAGTCGCCAATACTCGTGGAGATGTTTTAGATCCGGTTTCAGGAACTCTCATTCAACCCGGCAAAGCTGGGTATGCACGAGCTGCCCTTCAGCAGCGACTCCGGGGAGTTAACCTGACTCGCGACACAGGGGATGTTACAGTTCGCACTTCAACCAATACTTTGTTGGCTCCTTTCTTGATTGCAAATAGTACGCCAGGAGAGTATTTGTCCAAAGATGCCAACGGCTCTGAAAAAATTCCCCATGCTTACTTTGCATTCCGGGGAGCTAATGCTGATAGAGCAAGGCATGTTCGTGTCTTGAATGGAAATACGTTTGGCTTTGAGGATCTGTGGCGTGGCGGAGATAAAGATTTCGATGACTTTGCATTTAAAGTCACTGCACAGCCTGTCTAGATAATGTCAATTTGGGTTAAACACTCGTAGTTGACCATAAGCAGATTGTGGAGAGGTAGAGGAGTGGAGGAGCTAGCGAATTATCCTCCAGTCATCCTTCTACTTCCTTACCCCTCTACCCCTTCCCTGTCAAATTCACTGTGGTGCAGTACTGGCGCATCAACGTCAGCAAACCCCTCGATTGATTGTGAAAAGGTCGCTTGTATCAGGACAGTGTGCCCTGGAGGGAAGGATGTGAGCGAGTGTGAGAGTGCGAAATGCCCATGCTCACACCCTCTTACGCTCGCTCTCTTAGTCCCCATCCTGGCCTAAATAGGACTACTGTCAGGGCTACCTCCTTATTGATCACGGAGGGCGTGTAGCTTTGACCTTTGCGCCTTAAGACGGAGGAGCGATCGCTATATCAGGTGGTATATCTAACTAGAATTGTTGTTACTGTACCTATGCCTGCAATCGACCATCCTCAGTTAGCAGATCTCGTGCGGGAAACGCGGCAGCGTTTAGAACTTTCGCAAGTTAAATTTGCCGCAAAGTTAGGGGTTTCATTTCAAAGTATTAATCGTTGGGAGAATGGGCGGACGAAGCCCCTACCCATTGCATTGAAGCAGATTGAGTCCTTGCTGCATCAGATGGGCGAGGCGGGTCAAGATTTGCTGGCTAAATACTTTTCAGAGTGAGGATGGAGAGATCCTATGACCGATAATCTCCGCTGCTCTATCGATTCAGGCAATGACTCATCTCAAAACCTTTCTCAGGGTATTGCTGAAGCCCGTGATCAAACAACAGCAGAAGTAGCAGATTCCCCAGACCAACAGCCCGATTTAGCGTTGGAAATTCAGGCATTGCAAATTCTCAATAGCAGTGATGACTGCATTAAGGTATTGGATTTGGACGGGCGAATCCTGTTCATGAATCGGGGGGGACAAGCGTTACTGGACATCCAGGATATAACGCCTTTTCTGAATACCTCCTGGGTAAAATTTTGGCAAGGAACGGGTCGGCAAGCGGCAATAGATGCGATCGCTAAAGCAAGAACAGGTGAAGTTTGCACGTTTCAAGGCTATTGTCCAACCCCCCGTGGCAAACCGAAGTGGTGGGATGTCAAAATCAGCCCAATTCGAGGAACCGAGGGGCAAGTTGAACGGCTGTTGTCCATCTCGCGCGACATCACCGAGCGCAGGCAAATTGAAGACCAGCGCAGGCAAGCAGAGGAAAGGTTGCGGGAGTCAGAGGAGCGGTATCGAGCCATTGTTAATCAAGCTGTGACAGGTGTTGCCTGCACCGATCTTGATGGCAACCTGACGCTGGTCAATCAGAAGTATTGTGATATCACTGGCTACTCAGCCGAGGAACTGCGGCAGCGACGAATGCAGGACATTACCCATCCTGAAGACCTACCCCGCAATGTCGAACTGTTCCATCGAATGCGGACTGAAGGCGCACCGTTTGAAATTGAGAAACGCTACATTCGCAAAGATGGCTCGATTGTCTGGGTCAACAATAGCGTATCGGTGAACCGCGATCGCAATGGCAACCCGCAATCGGCAGTGGCGATTGTGTTAGATGTTACCGAGCGCAAACAGGCCATGTTGAGTGCTGAATTTTTTGCGACGGTTACTCAAAACCTGGCTGAGGCAACCTGTGCCGAAGAGATGATTCAAGCGACCGGTGAACAGTTAAACCAATATCTGCAAATATCCATTTGTGCCTTTGTCGAAATTAATGAAAGTGCAGGGGTCGCAGCAATTCATCACAGTTGGCATCAGCAGGAGGTACCCAGTTTAATTGGGGTTTATCATCTGACAGAATTTGTCACAGACGAATTTTTCCAAACGGCGAAAGCTGGACGAACCCTTATTGTCCGCGATGTCACAACTGACCCCCGAATTGCGGATTCAGAGCGATTTGCCCCCCTCAAAATTGGTTCGTTTATTAACGTTCCACTGATTCGGGACAATGAGTGGAAATTTTCCTTGAGTGTTTATCATCAAACCCCTTACAACTGGCGCAGCGATGAGATTGAGTTGATGCGCGAATTGGCAAATCGAATTTGGTCAAAACTGGAACGCACGCGGGTTGAGACTGCCCTGCGCGAAAGTGAGGAGCAGTTCCGCACGCTCACCGCTACCATTCCCCAATTAATTTGGACGGCAACGCCTGACGGTAGGGTGGACTACTTGAGTGACCAGTGGGCAGACTACATCGGTCTTCCGCCAGAGCAACTGTATGATCAGAGTTGGCAGCAAATCACGCATCCGGAAGATCTGCCGAACACGTTGCGACAATGGGAGCATAGCCTTCAGTCGGGGGAGCCGTTAGAAATTCAACACCGATTTCGCGATCGCACTGGGGAATGGCGTTGGCAGTTGGTGCGGGGTATTCCCATCAAAGATGCAACGGGAACTATCAAAAAATGGGTCGGCACCTGCACCGACATTCAGAGTGAAGTCGATATCAAAGAAGCCTTGCGTGAGAGTGAAGAGCGGTTTCGGTTGATGGCAGATGCAGTGCCGCAAATTGTCTGGATTACGGACTCAGACGGTCGAGTTGAGTTTTTCAATAAGCAATGGAGCAACTACACCGGAGTGCCTTGTGAACTGACAACAGTGGCAGAGGTTGTGGCTAACTTCGTTCATCCCGATGATGGTGCCCTGACGATGGGGGCGTTCAACCAGGCACAACAGACGAGCAACACCTTGACGATCGAACACCGAATTCGAGCGGCGGATGGAACCTATCGCTGGTTCCTCGTCAAAGCCGAGCCGTATCGTCACCCAGAAACGGGGGAGATTATTCGCTGGTTTGGTGCATCGGTTGATATTCACGATCGCAGACAAGCTGAAGCTGCGATCGCCGCCGATCTAAGAGATACCCAATTGTTGCGTGACCTGAGCGCACGACTGACCACTGAAACCGATATTCAGGTGCTTTATGACGAAATTTTAGCGGCAGCGATCGCGCTTACGCAGGCGGATGCTGGCTCGTTCCAATTCTTCAATCATGAAACCCAAGAACTGTTGTTGCTTGCCACTCAAGGCATCAGCCCAGCCCTGGTGAAGCAGTTCAATCGCTTGACCACGAGTTGCAGTACATCCTGTGGCATTGCTCTGGCAACGGGTGAGCGAGCATTTGTGAATTTTGATGTGCCAGATAGCGAAGATCCTGACGGGTCGATGCGGCTGCATGTCGAGTCTGGGCTGCTCTCTGCCCAGTCCACGCCGCTCCTGTCTCGATCAGGCAAGCCCATCGGCATGGTTTCTACTCATTGGCGCACACACCGCCGACCGAGGGATTCTTCGGAGCTTGGCGAAGCCAATCGCGAGTTACGATTTCTCGATTTGTTGGCGCGGCAAGCGGCTGACCTGATTGAGCAGCGACAGGACGAAGCCCAACGGAAACAGCTTTTAGAACGCGAACAAGCTGCGCGGGAAGCAGCCGAACGAGCTAACCGCATCAAAGACGAATTTTTGGCAGTGTTATCG
The nucleotide sequence above comes from Oscillatoria sp. FACHB-1407. Encoded proteins:
- a CDS encoding DUF4114 domain-containing protein; the protein is MVTTNTSQQSTQVGTNLDSVTYYSTQLPFIDLFKASAPWVTQTNTTWDTKESSKLDLDANGWVRSLPQSGANFTKVGTLMNRVGGNYPGGRYVVLYEGEGTIQYGSDAKRNVAASTPGRDVIDVTPSNAGIYLAITATDPNRTGNYIRNIRVVPEAYEQTYQTQIFNPELIEKIDDFSSFRFMDWMRTNNSDQGDWNNRPRLEDSTYATGKGVPIEVMIELANKTGKDPWFTIPHQATDEYITNFAKLVKEKLNPNLKVHVEYSNEVWNPIFEQYQWVTEQAAKEGMQWYQWYARRTEQIGDIWDSVLGNDRVDTVLSGQSGNAWVAGQALNTVKQYDPNYTVDSLAIAPYVSLRASQANAAEIEGWTQDPDGGLNKVFQEINQGGVLSNGKPGGALAAALDHVTKHATLSDQYGLDLVAYEGGQHLDTNQDGTENNQAITDLFIQANRDPRMGEVYRKYLEGLQERGLDTFMNFVAIGQPSRWGSWGALEHVGQDSSPKYDALIDFINQNAPVVSTPVDPPPTDPTTPVVSTPVNPTLTDPNNGGTLPTDSPLVEPTITGETLPTDPNTLGATPVMPSPADPTFVNNPINSSGNSISMTPTAIPTLSGGNQPNPIAAVRPRNIFTRSGVINLRKLDLNQDGRIDRTVKLSFSDIHSNALYNNSVGFYKVANTRGDVLDPVSGTLIQPGKAGYARAALQQRLRGVNLTRDTGDVTVRTSTNTLLAPFLIANSTPGEYLSKDANGSEKIPHAYFAFRGANADRARHVRVLNGNTFGFEDLWRGGDKDFDDFAFKVTAQPV
- a CDS encoding helix-turn-helix domain-containing protein; protein product: MRLKTEERSLYQVVYLTRIVVTVPMPAIDHPQLADLVRETRQRLELSQVKFAAKLGVSFQSINRWENGRTKPLPIALKQIESLLHQMGEAGQDLLAKYFSE